A single region of the Lotus japonicus ecotype B-129 chromosome 4, LjGifu_v1.2 genome encodes:
- the LOC130713491 gene encoding uncharacterized protein LOC130713491, producing the protein MALKVKVVISPPPNQWPLWSIPVLHWRVGLLTALVLVGMVLVWSIDGCTVKTFIQLWRYRQDYQNSPFVSPYDPVSSDQSQSNTEKLGKSSIKSLLVKGHSSSWVSSELEPNLTSNLLARWSARGGEPCKDSKTVEIAIPGLDGGGKLMELSAGDVHEFGFQALDESGKVHCSGGDYFETDLSGESWKSRPLVKDFSNGSYSISLQVHPDFDGVYNLTIILLYRHFEGLKFTPWRFAYDRVLRNVTIRFYKSSVQMMPGLQTCKASDFARDVWCGRWTRHGKNDDCNIGNDGRYRCLAPDFPCTAPWCDGSLGILESNGWVYSSHCSFKMYSADSAWNCLKNRWIFFWGDSNHVDTIRNLLNFVLDLPEVHSVPRRFDMNFSNPRDSSQSVRITSIFNGHWNETQNYLGLDSLRDEGFQTLLKKYFSGETIPDTMIMNSGLHDGVHWRNIRAFSVGADYAASFWGDVMKTVKQRGLAWPRVFYRTTVATGGYARSLAFNPNKMEVFNGVFLEKLKQAGVVSGVIDNFDMTFPWHFDNRCNDGVHYGRAPLKMKWRDGQIGHQYFVDLMLAHVLLNALCAR; encoded by the coding sequence ATGGCATTGAAGGTAAAGGTAGTGATTTCGCCACCACCAAATCAATGGCCTCTATGGTCCATTCCAGTACTTCATTGGCGTGTTGGGTTGCTCACTGCTTTGGTTTTGGTTGGAATGGTCCTGGTTTGGAGCATTGATGGCTGCACTGTTAAGACCTTCATTCAACTTTGGAGGTATCGTCAAGATTATCAAAATTCACCTTTTGTCTCTCCATATGATCCTGTTAGTTCAGATCAAAGCCAATCCAACACTGAAAAACTTGGCAAAAGCTCCATAAAATCTCTTCTAGTTAAGGGGCATTCTTCAAGTTGGGTTTCAAGTGAATTAGAGCCTAATTTGACTTCAAATCTTCTAGCTCGATGGTCGGCTCGTGGAGGCGAGCCTTGTAAAGATTCCAAGACGGTGGAGATTGCAATTCCTGGGTTGGATGGTGGTGGGAAATTGATGGAGTTATCAGCTGGAGATGTTCATGAGTTTGGTTTTCAAGCATTGGATGAGTCAGGGAAGGTTCATTGTTCAGGTGGAGATTACTTTGAGACTGATCTttcaggggaatcatggaaatCTAGGCCTCTGGTGAAGGATTTCAGCAACGGTTCTTACTCAATCTCGCTGCAAGTTCATCCTGATTTTGATGGGGTTTACAATCTCACCATAATCCTGCTTTATAGACACTTTGAAGGCCTAAAATTCACACCATGGAGATTTGCCTATGACCGAGTTCTCCGTAATGTTACAATCAGATTCTACAAAAGCAGTGTTCAGATGATGCCAGGATTGCAGACTTGCAAAGCTTCTGATTTTGCCAGGGATGTTTGGTGTGGAAGGTGGACAAGACATGGCAAGAATGATGACTGCAACATTGGTAATGATGGTAGATACCGGTGCCTCGCGCCGGATTTTCCTTGCACAGCTCCTTGGTGTGATGGTTCCTTAGGAATTTTGGAGAGTAATGGTTGGGTGTACTCAAGTCACTGCTCTTTCAAGATGTATTCAGCTGATTCTGCTTGGAATTGCTTGAAGAATCGATGGATTTTCTTCTGGGGTGATTCAAATCATGTTGACACAATCCGTAACTTGCTCAATTTTGTGTTAGATTTGCCTGAAGTACATTCTGTCCCCAGAAGATTTGACATGAACTTTTCAAACCCAAGAGACTCATCTCAAAGTGTTAGGATCACTAGCATCTTCAATGGTCATTGGAATGAAACGCAAAACTATCTGGGGTTGGATTCTTTGAGAGATGAGGGGTTTCAAACTTTGTTGAAGAAATACTTCTCTGGGGAAACAATCCCAGACACTATGATCATGAACTCTGGCTTGCATGACGGTGTCCACTGGCGTAACATTAGAGCATTCTCTGTTGGAGCAGACTATGCAGCATCCTTTTGGGGTGATGTTATGAAGACAGTGAAGCAGAGAGGGTTGGCATGGCCAAGAGTGTTTTACAGGACTACTGTTGCAACTGGTGGATATGCTAGATCCTTAGCATTTAATCCTAACAAGATGGAGGTTTTCAATGGTGTGTTCTTAGAGAAACTGAAGCAAGCAGGAGTTGTATCTGGGGTGATTGATAATTTTGACATGACTTTTCCATGGCATTTTGATAATAGATGCAATGATGGAGTTCATTATGGAAGAGCTCCATTAAAGATGAAGTGGCGAGATGGTCAAATTGGGCATCAGTATTTTGTGGATCTCATGTTAGCTCATGTTCTTCTTAATGCACTTTGTGCCAGATAG
- the LOC130715630 gene encoding uncharacterized protein LOC130715630 translates to MFLTWTSGIRITLPLFLVAAIVAACFTLPIEKILKDFLTWVDRDLGPWGPLALAVAYIPLTILAVPASVLTLGGGYLFGLPIGFAADSVGSTFGAVAAFLLGRTIGKSFVVSRLKDYPQFRSVAIAIQKSGFKIVFLLRLVPLLPFNVLNYLLSVTPVPLGEYTLASWLGMMPITVALVYVGTTLKDLSDVTHGWGEFSKTRWALIIFSLLMSVVLMICVTKVAKSALDKALAECEDMDGTSSSPAPPIVTEPSIDLNQPLMSKIDRGQEQNEK, encoded by the exons ATGTTTCTCACATGGACCTCTGGTATCAGAATCACTCTTCCTCTTTTCTTAGTTGCAGCTATTGTTGCTGCTTGCTTCACTCTCCCCATTGAAAAG ATTCTGAAGGATTTCTTGACATGGGTTGATCGTGATCTTGGGCCATGGGGTCCACTTGCTCT GGCAGTTGCATACATTCCTTTGACTATCTTGGCAGTTCCAGCCTCTGTACTTACT CTTGGTGGTGGTTATCTATTTGGCCTTCCAATTGGCTTTGCCGCTGACTCTGTTGGTTCAACCTTTGGTGCTGTAGCTGCATTTCTTCTTGGTAGAACT ATTGGGAAATCCTTTGTTGTTTCAAGGTTGAAGGATTATCCACAGTTTAGATCAGTAGCAATTGCAATTCAGAAATCTGGCTTTAAG ATTGTGTTCCTGCTTCGGCTTGTTCCATTACTTCCCTTTAACGTCTTAAACTACCTCCTCTCTGTGACTCCTGTTCCTCTGGGGGAATACACATTGGCTTCCTGGCTAGGAATGATG CCGATAACAGTGGCACTTGTATATGTTGGAACTACACTCAAAGATTTATCTGATGTGACACATGGTTGGGGAGAGTTCTCAAAGACGCGTTGG GCTCTGATAATATTCAGTCTACTAATGTCTG TGGTTCTGATGATATGTGTTACTAAAGTTGCCAAGTCTGCTTTAGATAAGGCCTTGGCTGAATGTGAAGATATGGATGGTACATCATCTTCGCCAGCGCCACCAATCGTCACAGAACCTTCAATAGATCTGAATCAGCCTCTCATGAGTAAGATAGATCGGGGACAAGAGCAAAATGAAAAGTAA
- the LOC130715607 gene encoding uncharacterized protein LOC130715607: MAEKKKQFKSLMGKVQGFSLVPFGGCFDSCRDHTQGSGNGTRIWNLSDRPVELQIRVGSILKKIHTLKPGSSKRVKCKSIYKAYMPVAAGSGGGGGGRSLKNLLYYYDETCHPYIWIHDTGCHSLRMVKQQYISLEDLRDSSEIRIFRDHQRGSISVRKRTRPDLC, translated from the coding sequence ATGGCAGAGAAAAAGAAACAGTTCAAGTCACTAATGGGAAAAGTGCAAGGTTTTAGCCTTGTGCCTTTTGGTGGCTGCTTTGATAGCTGCCGTGACCACACTCAAGGCTCTGGAAATGGGACAAGGATATGGAACCTCAGTGATAGGCCAGTGGAGCTGCAAATAAGGGTAGGATCAATACTGAAGAAGATCCACACATTGAAGCCAGGTTCTTCAAAGAGAGTGAAATGTAAAAGCATATACAAGGCATATATGCCTGTAGCTGCAGgtagtggcggcggcggtggtggcaggAGCTTGAAGAACTTGTTGTACTACTATGATGAAACTTGCCACCCTTATATTTGGATTCATGACACAGGGTGTCATTCCTTAAGGATGGTTAAGCAGCAGTACATAAGCCTTGAGGATCTCAGGGattcttctgagatcagaatcTTCAGGGATCATCAGAGAGGTTCTATATCAGTTCGAAAGAGAACAAGGCCAGATTTGTGCTGA
- the LOC130715604 gene encoding 26S proteasome regulatory subunit 6B homolog: protein MGSSAMVLDPKPVSEPPPSFPSTKSGYLYGGDIASDEDDLYSRLKSLQRQLEFIDIQEEYVKDEQKNLKRELLRAQEEVKRIQSVPLVIGQFMEMVDQNNGIVGSTTGSNYYVRILSTINRELLKPSASVALHRHSNALVDVLPPEADSSISLLSQSEKPDVTYNDIGGCDIQKQEIREAVELPLTHHELYKQIGIDPPRGVLLYGPPGTGKTMLAKAVANHTTAAFIRVVGSEFVQKYLGEGPRMVRDVFRLAKENAPAIIFIDEVDAIATARFDAQTGADREVQRILMELLNQMDGFDQTVNVKVIMATNRADTLDPALLRPGRLDRKIEFPLPDRRQKRLVFQVCTAKMNLGDEVDLEDYVSRPDKISAAEISAICQEAGMHAVRKNRYVILPKDFEKGYRTNVKKPDTDFEFYK, encoded by the exons ATGGGATCTTCAGCGATGGTTTTGGACCCAAAACCCGTATCGGAACCGCCACCGTCGTTTCCATCGACGAAATCCGGCTACCTCTACGGCGGCGATATTGCCTCCGACGAAGACGACCTCTACAGCCGCCTGAAATCGCTGCAGCGGCAGCTGGAGTTCATCGATATCCAGGAGGAGTACGTTAAGGATGAACAGAAGAATCTGAAGCGGGAGCTTCTTCGTGCTCAGGAGGAGGTTAAAAGGATCCAGTCGGTTCCTCTGGTTATTGGCCAGTTCATGGAGATGGTGGATCAGAACAATGGTATCGTTGGATCCACTACTGGATCCAACTACTATGTTCGGATTCTTAGTACTATCAATCGCGAGCTTCTCAAGCCTTCCGCCTCCGTCGCCCTCCACCGCCATTCCAATGCTCTCGTCGATGTTCTTCCACCGGAGGCAGATTCCAGCATCTCTCTTCTCAGCCAGTCTGAGAAGCCAGATGTTACTTACAAT GACATTGGAGGGTGTGATATCCAAAAGCAGGAAATTCGTGAGGCTGTGGAGCTACCCCTTACACATCATGAGCTATACAAACAAATTGGTATTGATCCTCCTCGTGGTGTACTACTATATGGTCCCCCTGGCACTGGTAAAACCATGCTGGCTAAGGCTGTTGCTAATCATACCACTGCTGCCTTCATCAGGGTTGTGGGATCTGAGTTTGTGCAGAAGTATCTTGGCGAG GGTCCAAGGATGGTTCGTGATGTATTTCGGCTTGCGAAAGAGAATGCCCCTGCAATTATATTCATTGATGAGGTTGATGCAATAGCTACTGCTAGATTTGATGCACAAACTGGAGCTGACAGAGAAGTACAACGTATCCTCATGGAACTTTTGAATCAG ATGGATGGTTTTGACCAAACAGTGAATGTTAAAGTGATTATGGCAACTAATCGGGCAGACACTTTGGATCCTGCTCTTTTGCGTCCTGGAAGGCTTGATCGCAAAATCGAGTTCCCTTTGCCTGATAGACGCCAAAAGAGGCTTGTGTTTCAG GTTTGCACAGCCAAGATGAACTTAGGTGATGAGGTGGACCTGGAAGATTATGTTTCTCGACCTGACAAAATTAGTGCTGCGGAG ATATCTGCCATTTGTCAAGAAGCAGGAATGCATGCTGTTCGTAAAAATAGATATGTCATACTTCCAAAGGACTTTGAGAAGGGTTATAGGACGAACGTGAAGAAACCTGATACTGACTTTGAATTTTACAAGTAA
- the LOC130713322 gene encoding agamous-like MADS-box protein AGL80 gives MARKKMKLAYITDDKARKISYNKRKKNIIKKVSELTTLYGIEACAIISSPFDSKPEIWPDVEGAKKVVERYQNTPVKKQNMTLNQESFMTQTTSKAQDKLSKARRQIQEKELTMSVFNCMKDGALPAGLTMTDINDISMHIDKMMKEVNDEITQRN, from the coding sequence ATGGctaggaagaagatgaagctcgCCTATATCACTGATGATAAGGCAAGAAAGATTTCATACAACAAAAGGAAGAAGAATATCATCAAGAAGGTGAGTGAACTCACCACTCTCTATGGAATAGAAGCATGTGCTATAATTTCCAGCCCATTTGATTCCAAACCAGAGATTTGGCCTGATGTGGAGGGAGCCAAGAAGGTGGTTGAGAGGTACCAGAATACACCCGTGAAAAAGCAAAACATGACTTTGAACCAGGAGAGCTTCATGACGCAAACGACTTCCAAAGCACAAGACAAGCTAAGCAAGGCGCGTCGACAGATTCAGGAGAAGGAGCTGACCATGTCTGTCTTCAATTGCATGAAAGATGGAGCCCTCCCAGCTGGCTTGACCATGACAGATATTAATGATATCAGCATGCATATTGATAAGATGATGAAGGAGGTCAATGATGAGATTACTCAACGCAATTGA
- the LOC130713323 gene encoding agamous-like MADS-box protein AGL80 codes for MTSSMARKKVNLAYITDDKARKISYNNRKKNIIKKVSELTTLCGIEACAIISNPFDSEPEIWPNLEGANKVVERYHNTPVKNQNMTLNQESFMTQTTSKAQDKLSKVSRQNREKELSMSVFNCVKDGALPEGLTVTDINDIGMHIDKMLKEVNDEIAKRN; via the exons ATGACATCCA GCATGGCTAGGAAGAAGGTGAACCTCGCCTATATCACTGATGATAAGGCAAGAAAGATTTCATACAACAATAGGAAGAAGAATATCATCAAGAAGGTGAGTGAACTCACCACTCTCTGTGGAATAGAAGCATGTGCTATAATTTCCAACCCATTTGATTCCGAACCAGAGATTTGGCCAAATTTGGAGGGAGCCAATAAGGTGGTTGAGAGGTACCATAATACACCTGTGAAAAATCAAAACATGACTTTGAACCAGGAGAGCTTCATGACACAAACGACTTCCAAAGCACAGGACAAGCTAAGCAAGGTGAGTCGACAGAATCGTGAGAAGGAGCTGAGCATGTCTGTCTTCAACTGTGTGAAAGATGGAGCCCTTCCAGAAGGCCTGACAGTGACAGATATTAATGATATCGGCATGCATATTGATAAGATGTTGAAGGAGGTCAATGATGAGATTGCTAAACGCAATTGA
- the LOC130715605 gene encoding probable E3 ubiquitin-protein ligase LUL4, with the protein MGVSWSNNNSNRRRNNYPHAPPHLPPPYYYSHHPHHPQPALPPPPPQGYYYTSTNPSAANYVAPPQFYSNGYAANSMPARFHNQQTPFFVNPGQGQGQPGAVPPPYVDHQTAKKIRNDVNLHKHTLRLDFDPNNPDHHLISFVFDALYDGSITIYYFAKEEEKCRFTPLFPEAFEPITFPFQKGAGLKFCQPSGTGIDLGFFELDDLSKPSPGEDVFPLVICAETTSTTPLEDETPGIPILNASPHMQITQAVLEKSSGSGPFQVKVVRQILWIDDVRYELRELYGIGSSTAADFDDNDPQKECVICMTEPKDTAVLPCRHMCMCSDCAKELRLQSNKCPICRQPIEELIEIKINNGDQ; encoded by the exons ATGGGTGTTTCATGgagcaacaacaacagcaacagaaGAAGGAACAACTACCCTCACGCACCACCACATCTCCCACCTCCTTACTACTACTCTCACCACCCCCACCATCCACAACCGgcactgccgccaccaccgccgcaaGGCTACTACTACACCTCAACTAACCCTTCCGCCGCTAACTACGTGGCTCCTCCGCAGTTTTACTCAAATGGGTATGCTGCCAATTCCATGCCGGCGCGGTTCCACAACCAGCAGACTCCGTTTTTCGTGAATCCGGGTCAGGGTCAGGGTCAACCCGGTGCTGTTCCTCCTCCCTATGTTGACCATCAAACTGCTAAGAAGATCAGGAATGATGTGAACTTGCATAAACACACTCTGCGCCTtgattttgatcctaacaaccCTGATCACCACTTGATTTCCTTCGTTTTTGATGCTCTTTATGATGGCAG CATCACAATCTACTACTTtgccaaagaagaagaaaaatgcaGGTTTACTCCACTATTTCCTGAAGCATTTGAGCCAATCACTTTCCCATTTCAGAAAGGAGCTGGCCTGAAGTTTTGTCAGCCTTCAGGAACAGGCATTGACCTAGGTTTCTTTGAGTTGGATGATCTCTCAAAGCCCTCACCAGGAGAAGATGTATTTCCCCTCGTGATATGTGCTGAAACAACTTCAACAACTCCCTTGGAAGATGAAACTCCTGGTATTCCCATTCTAAATGCATCTCCTCACATGCAAATAACTCAAGCTGTCTTAGAGAAAAGCAGTGGTAGTGGTCCATTCCAGGTAAAAGTAGTTAGGCAGATTCTGTGGATTGATGATGTTCGTTATGAGCTGAGAGAGTTATACGGAATAGGAAGCTCAACAGCAGCGGATTTTGATGATAATGATCCTCAGAAGGAATGTGTAATATGCATGACTGAACCCAAGGACACTGCTGTCTTACCTTGCCGACACATG TGTATGTGCAGTGACTGTGCGAAAGAATTACGGTTACAATCAAATAAATGCCCTATATGCCGTCAGCCTATTGAAGAACTTATAGAGATCAAGATAAACAATGGCGACCAATGA
- the LOC130714472 gene encoding seed linoleate 9S-lipoxygenase-3-like, producing MYDLYEGGIKLPTYILNKINPLPVLKEVFRTDGEQFLKFPPAKVIQDWNTDEEFAREIIAGVNPGLDHILQEFPPKSKLDSEVYGDRTRTITKEQIELNLDGLTADQTIQNKKLFLLDHHFSCSEDRTFTKGPLLES from the exons ATGTATGACTTATATGAAGGGGGAATTAAGCTGCCTACATATATACTGAATAAAATTAATCCTTTACCAGTGTTAAAGGAAGTCTTCAGAACTGATGGTGAACAATTCCTCAAGTTTCCACCTGCTAAAGTGATTCAAG ATTGGAATACTGATGAAGAATTTGCAAGAGAGATCATTGCTGGTGTAAATCCTGGTTTAGATCACATCCTTCAA GAGTTTCCTCCAAAAAGTAAGCTAGACAGTGAAGTCTATGGGGATCGTACAAGAACAATAACCAAAGAACAAATAGAGCTTAACTTAGATGGGCTCACTGCAGATCAG ACTATCCAGAACAAGAAATTGTTCCTGCTAGATCACCATTTCAGCTGTTCGGAAGATAGGACCTTTACTAAAG GTCCTCTCTTAGAATCTTGA